In the Leptospira limi genome, one interval contains:
- a CDS encoding DUF4384 domain-containing protein: MKRFLVIFSIAVLSVFSADRIATTPVYKIAIEAYPSTEESRALRDFIKEQIQSTGRGQIMVTFPSSETKTWEFDKRGEATTETKANLQSLAHVEKLILVSQEDGQALVSFVDVLHETLEYRNALPESLSKTLVADFLSYLDKKNIYLALSHTGSSTTSQVKINSLKSSYVAGEPIRFEIETAEDNYVYVVLVPENQKGEPVLLFPNPIQSDNFVKKGERITIPDKRISFKAAPTPSKDRIRAFVTREEWKEYQLRGKKEDSFYRLLPPAVTGTKTLARSLTPPPTITSPIEQSLVNEWEYQILSR, translated from the coding sequence ATGAAACGATTTTTGGTAATTTTCTCAATAGCCGTTTTATCTGTATTCTCAGCGGATCGGATTGCCACAACTCCGGTTTACAAAATTGCAATAGAGGCCTACCCTTCCACAGAAGAAAGTCGGGCTTTACGAGATTTTATCAAAGAACAAATCCAATCCACTGGGCGTGGGCAAATCATGGTTACCTTTCCATCAAGTGAAACAAAAACCTGGGAATTTGACAAACGGGGAGAAGCGACAACCGAAACAAAGGCCAATTTACAATCCTTGGCCCATGTTGAAAAATTGATTCTCGTTTCTCAGGAAGATGGACAAGCATTGGTTTCCTTTGTGGATGTTTTACACGAAACTTTGGAATACCGAAATGCCCTCCCTGAATCTTTATCCAAAACATTAGTGGCAGACTTTCTAAGTTACCTAGACAAAAAAAACATCTACCTTGCTCTCTCCCACACTGGATCAAGTACAACTTCCCAAGTCAAAATCAACTCACTCAAATCTAGTTATGTTGCAGGGGAACCAATTCGTTTTGAAATCGAAACTGCCGAAGACAATTATGTGTATGTTGTTCTAGTTCCTGAAAACCAAAAAGGGGAACCTGTGTTACTCTTTCCCAATCCCATCCAAAGTGATAACTTTGTGAAAAAGGGAGAAAGGATCACAATCCCTGACAAACGTATTTCATTCAAAGCGGCACCAACTCCTTCGAAAGATAGGATTAGAGCGTTTGTCACACGAGAGGAATGGAAAGAATACCAACTCCGTGGCAAAAAAGAAGATTCCTTCTACCGGTTATTACCACCAGCTGTCACTGGCACAAAAACATTAGCTCGTTCCCTCACACCACCACCAACCATCACATCACCGATCGAACAAAGTTTGGTGAATGAGTGGGAATACCAAATCTTATCTCGCTAA
- a CDS encoding FecR family protein — protein MIRLIPLFLFLITTTTVFAEEVGVVSFIQGNNYLSGPRFKKAKEPVKLGSVLKKGDSITTEDGTCEIQLATQATIRLAKFSTLRIDDLLNPKTKSTTLNLVGGKLFVKAHKPPGGGPSNTQLSVINPSFVAGVRGTEFLVATPSQGGEDEDLKEVETGVYVNEGTVAVSPDKKGKQTLVGQNEEVVVSGKELKKQILDEFVKEKMRIFEQFKAIKEENYQRIKEQYEKNDQIMNDYKGQG, from the coding sequence ATGATCCGTTTGATTCCCTTATTTTTGTTTTTAATCACGACCACTACCGTATTTGCTGAAGAAGTAGGAGTCGTTAGTTTCATCCAAGGAAACAATTACCTCTCAGGTCCCCGTTTTAAAAAAGCAAAAGAACCGGTTAAATTAGGGAGTGTCCTAAAAAAAGGGGATTCCATCACAACGGAAGATGGAACTTGCGAAATCCAATTGGCAACACAAGCAACCATTCGTTTGGCAAAATTTTCCACACTTCGCATCGACGATTTATTGAATCCAAAAACCAAATCCACCACACTCAATTTGGTCGGTGGTAAATTATTTGTAAAAGCACACAAACCACCAGGTGGGGGTCCAAGCAATACCCAACTCAGCGTAATCAATCCGAGTTTTGTTGCGGGTGTACGTGGAACAGAATTCCTTGTCGCAACTCCAAGTCAAGGTGGGGAAGACGAAGACTTAAAGGAAGTAGAAACTGGTGTGTATGTGAATGAAGGTACGGTTGCCGTAAGTCCCGACAAAAAAGGCAAACAAACGCTAGTGGGCCAAAACGAAGAAGTAGTTGTTTCTGGCAAAGAATTGAAAAAACAAATTTTAGATGAATTTGTAAAAGAAAAAATGCGGATCTTCGAACAATTCAAAGCCATCAAAGAAGAGAACTACCAACGCATCAAAGAACAATACGAAAAAAATGATCAAATCATGAACGACTACAAAGGACAAGGTTAA